One window of Nymphaea colorata isolate Beijing-Zhang1983 chromosome 1, ASM883128v2, whole genome shotgun sequence genomic DNA carries:
- the LOC116249529 gene encoding uncharacterized protein LOC116249529 encodes MSEGSSWGQPPLPPSLADSREEHWMHFDSSVNAISFGFVATAILISMFLVMAIFERFLRQRSQQQQPPAMVRGLGDPEAPLAHAFPCKLEGSPPTMSVYAKGVSVLMPGQQIPTFIAHPAPIPCNREHVLWPHHQHSPFSNFTQTWEHFCSESAPNT; translated from the exons ATGAGTGAGGGCAGCAGTTGGGGGCAgccccctctccctccttccctgGCAGACAGCAGGGAGGAGCACTGGATGCACTTCGACAGCTCCGTGAACGCCATCTCATTCGGCTTTGTGGCGACTGCCATTCTCATCTCCATGTTCCTCGTCATGGCCATTTTCGAGAGATTCCTGCGCCAGAGGTcgcagcagcagcagccgcCGGCTATGGTTCGTGGATTAGGCGATCCGGAGGCTCCGCTGGCCCACGCCTTCCCCTGCAAGCTCGAGGGATCCCCTCCCACC ATGTCTGTGTATGCAAAAGGTGTATCAGTGTTAATGCCTGGCCAGCAGATCCCAACCTTCATCGCACATCCTGCGCCGATCCCCTGCAACCGAGAACACGTACTATGGCCGCACCATCAACATAGCCCATTCTCTAACTTCACCCAAACGTGGGAGCATTTCTGTTCTGAATCTGCTCCAAATACGTAA